The Macellibacteroides fermentans genome contains the following window.
ATCGTCACACTGCCATCGGGCATGCCACTTAAGACCTTCCTGTATACGTTTACCGCATTGTCCGAAGCCGAAGTAGATTTTATCCGGTGAGGATATCTGGAAGGCAACTCATCCGTCCACCTAAGACCTTTATGCCAGGTAGTTCTGTCAGGCGCCTCTCCTTTAACAGCTCCCAGAGGAATACCTGGACGTCCGAAATAAGTATTTATAACATCAATACAAGGAACTGCCGTTTCACACTTATTAGATGAAACGGTTGCCAATATGTTCACCTCACCCAGGTCGGCCATCGCATGAAGCATAGCCAGAGCTCCCACATCATCATAATCGGGAGCCATATCTGTATCAAAAATCAAATTGACCGGTCTATTTTCTCCATGGCACACAACGCAACACAATAATAGGATAAGAAAGATACTTTTTTTCATATATCAGTGATTCCTTATAATATTCTAGATTACACAAAGTAACAGAAGATTTATTTATTGAACAAGTATTTATTTCTAAATAACAAGTTACATATATAAACGGCGAAGTGAAAAGAACTACCGACTATATGTAAAATGGCCTAGGAATAAAAAAAGAAAGCCTCCGGAAATGATTTCCGAATGGCTTCCTTGTAAATCCATTTTGGTATAGATTACTTATTGATCACACTTAAAGGGAGTGTAATTTAAACTCTGTCTGGTTCATATTCTAGGAAAATCACTACAAATATAATTTTTCTTTTTGGATTTACAAATGCTTTTTAAGGCTGTTATTGGTAGTGTGCAAGGGCGGTGAGGAACGAGCCGTTTATATACCCTTGCTCACTACCGGGAACAGCCTTTTCTTTGCGTTTGAAAAACCGGGAAGAAAAATGGATTATATATCCAATGGCATTCTATCACCGAACTTAATCCGCAATTGACCGGCTGTCAATGCCCAATTATGAAGAGGCTGTGTCCATTTTTTTGAGATATTTATAACGGCCAGGTAGATCAACTTCATCAAGGCCATGTCATTAGGGAAAACGCCCTTTGTCTTGGTCACTTTTCTAACTTGACGATGGAAGCCTTCTACGGCATTAGTGGTGTAAATTAGTTTTCGAATCTGTTCATCATAAGCAAAATAGGATGTAAGCTTGTCCCAATTCCTTTTCCATGAATCCATGACTACAGGATATTTCTTACCCCATTTATCTTGTAGTTTATCAAAATTCAATTCCGCCAGATCAAGCGTAGGGGCTTGATAGATTGTCTTTAAATCAGACATAAACTCTTTCTGATCTTTTGAGGCAACATATTTCAATGAGTTCCGGATTTGGTGAACAATACAACTCTGTATAATCACATGAGGGAAAATTGTGCTGATGGCCTCTGCGAACCCCGTTAGATTATCAATACAAGCAATCAAAACATCTTTCATCCCCCGTGCTTTAAGATCGGTCAGAACACTCAACCAGAAGTTAGCTCCCTCGCTTTCGGAAACATACATACCTATAAGCTCCTTACGGCCATCTTTGTTGATGGCCAATACATTATACACTGCTCTGCTTTCGGTTCGGCCTCCATCTTTTACTTTATAGTGCATCGCATCCAACCATAGAATGGTGTACATATTCTCCAAAGGGCGACTTTGCCATTCTTTTACCTTGGGAACGATCCGGTCTATTATTTCGCTAAGGGTATTGTGTGAAATCTCCACATCGTACATTTCCTCTATATGAGTGGAAATATCTCTCAGACTCATCCCCATGCCATACAAACTGATAATTTTGGAGGACATATTATCTGCCAAAATCGTCTCCCGTTTCTTGAGAATCTCCGGATTAAAACTGCTGTGGCGATCCTGGGGAGTCACTATCTCAATCTCCCCGGCCATCGTTTTAACGCGCTTACTGCCTCGGCCATTACGCTTATTGCCAATCTGACGCTCTGACTCATCCAGATGAGAGGACATCTCTCCGTCTAAAGCGGCTTCTAAAAACTCTTTTAATAAGGGGCCAAAGGCGCCATCCTTTCCTGTGAGTGATTCACCACTGCGAAGTTGTGCTAATGCCTTGTCTCGCATTAACTGGTACTCTTGACTGTTTCTATCCATAATGCAAAGTAAATTGTTTTTGGACAGAGTTCAAATTACGGTCTCCACTTAAAGGCTCAATTCACACAATTTATTAACTATAATTCATAGTCATCATTTCTAATACAACACTGTCCAAATTGATATAATTCTGCTTCATATACTTTTTCAAAGTCGGATAAATTATTTATTATTTCACGACAAAAATCACTCAAACAATAAGTTAGTTCTCTATATGCATCTCGCGTTTCATTTCTATTATCTGAACTGAAAATCCAATCTATTGTCGAATCAGAAATTTTGTCTATTTCATCCGTTACATAATTAATGTGTTTGTATACCATATCGATACTTTCTTCAAAGTCAAGTATTATTTTTTGAATAGAATCCTCTGATTTATGACTATATAATTTTTGGGGTTTTTCTTTATTAACTTTATTATAGAATTCAAATATTTGATTTTGAAGCTTTTGGCAACTATCCCAATACTCATTCGATCGATATTGAATATTATTTTTAAAATATGTAACCAAATCAGCAATTCCGTTAAGAATTATCTTTAATTTACATAAATCACGCTCGTTCAAAACTATCAATTGAAGATCTGATAAACTCGGAAGATCTGCTAATTTTGCAAATGAGAGGGTGCCATTTGTTTCATCTTCGTAATATTCGTCCGAAGATTCTTCAGAATATGAATCTAACTCTAATATTACTTCTTTTTCAATAAAAAAATCCCAAATTCTACTCGGAAGAACTCGAGACAACTTACTCCAAAGGCCAAGAAAACTAGCTTTCAGAACGTCATCCTTTCCTGATGGAATTGAACTTCCTCTTCTAGTAATCTTTTCAACACTACATACTGGTATTACTTGAATAGAGGTACCTAACTCATTTTTAACCTGAGTTTTAATAGCATTCAAATCCGTTTCAGACACTAAGTCTTTTTTTGTGAGAAGTATTACTACAGAAACCGTTTTTTTTAATTCCTTAATAAAATTAATTTCAAATGGCTCTATTCTTTTATTCGAAGCAGAAAAACAATAATAAACAACATGAATCCATTGAAAGACATTATCCGAGGAATCATTTGCATTAATATTTTCTAAAAGTTTTTCTCTATGCTCTTCAGTAGTTGTTGGTTCAATTCCTTTCGTATCAATCAAGTTATATTTTACACCATTATTAGGAGAAATATATTCTTTATTTTCAAAATACTGTTGCGTAACCGGCTCACCAACTCCAGTCATAAAAAGATCTTCCCCAATAAGATAATTTAAAAATGAACTTTTACCCACTCCTGATTTACCCGTCACAATAATATTTAATTGCTCATTGACCTGGGTATTTTCCTCAGGACAAGATCTATTCACCCTTGTTGAATTGACTTTATTCGCATCATTATCGTTATTCGTTGTATTGAATTCTCCGTTATGAACTAAAGTAATAAAAGTAATTATGTCGTTTATTGTTTTGAATTTTTCTATAGGAATTTCAGATTCCGATAACTTTAAATCAAAAGCCTTAATTAATTTTGTTTGAAAATTACACGAGTTATAAGAAGATATGTTTCGCAATTGGCTATTTTTATTTATGAAAGAATTGCCAAATAATAATTGCAGCCACTTCAGAATCTTTTCATTTAACTGCTTTTCTGTTTGGATTAATGAATCTGAAAATAATCCATTATCAACTTTAAGATTATTATTTTGTTTATCTTTATTCGTTGTATTTGACACTCTGTTTTGAACTAAAATAATAAAAGTAATTATGTCACTTATTGTTTTAAACTTCTCTACAGGGATTTCGGATTCCGATAACTTTAAATCAAAAGCCTTAATTAATTTTGTTTGAAAATTACACGAGTTATAAGAAGATATGTTTTGCAATTGGCTTTCATTCTTTAAGAAAGAATTGTTTAACAATAAATGTAATCGATTCAGGATCTGTTCGTTTGACATAGCCTATTTTTTATAACTTTCAATTAATTGATTTAAATTCTCTTCAGTAAAAATTGCATCAAAACTTTTCACATCATTGCTCCAAGCTTGTTCTACAGCTTTTTTACACAATACATTTAATGCATTACCCATTGAAAAGGTTATTGCTGATGCTACACCAGCATTAATTAATCCACCTGCTACTGATCCAATTCCAGGTATAAATTTTAGTAAATTCCCTGCAACACTTTTTCCTAGCATAGATACAACTCGACCTGCTATAATATTCCTTAACATCAATGACATGCTATTGTTAATCCCATATATTGTAAAAATATCAGACGCCATCTTTACTTGCAAACCAGTTAATAAAATAGCATCAGAAACTGGAATTGGAGTAAAACCAATAGCAGCAGCACCCGCCATGTAAGTTTTAATTTTTTCTTGTATTAATTCCTCTTTCTTTTGCAAATCGGCCTTCTGAGCAATTAAAAATCCAATCCGTAGGTTATCATCAGACAAATTATTCATAGACCAATCAACAAGCTTTTCAATATCTAAAAATTCATTTATTTTTTCATCATTTGAAGTTTGAAAACAACATACACTATTACCAAAACGTTTCGAGACTACATCTGTTAACCTTTTAGCTTCTCTGCCATCATTATCATCAAAATCGCATTGAGTAAATACAACACATACTGGTATTTTTCTTTCTTTTAGAATATACTCAATATTATCCAAATCATAAGGTAGAACCCTTGCACTAGATAGGCTAATACAATACCAAGCAATATGCACTTGCTTTGATATATCTGCAAAATTCTCATTTAAATATTGATTTAACAGCTCTATAAATCTATTGCTTTGTACTAACTCATATCCCTCGCTATCAATTATAGTAACCGGTACTTTAGGCGATTTATATTCATGAAACCCCCTTGTTTCTGGTTTTGTATGAGATACTGCGGCCAAATCATTCCCGAATATAGTATTAATAAGAGAACTTTTTCCGACTCCTGTTTGTCCTAAAAGAAGAACATTTGGGGCTTTTATACTTTCTTTTAATGTATTATAAGAATTTTCAAAATTCTTTGATATTTCTTCTGTTGGAATTACAAAATTATTCATTTTTTATATTTATTAAGTTGAATTAAATTAATTAATAACATTATCTTTTCTCAGACAGAACTCATTCATATGGATATAATCTGCAAATTATATAATATAAAAAGTCACTCATCTATGGAATGATTATCTCCTGTCTCATAGTTCATTAGTGTAGCTTTAATTATATTAATCATATCTTTACGAAATGATTCTGGAGAAAGAACAGCCAGTTTATCCCTACACCAAAGAAACTTTTGTTTCAAATCATAGGTGGGTCGAACAAATATCTCGAAATCTGTATATTTATCTGTATGTAATATTTCTACTTGTGAAGCGTGTAACGGCACATCTCTTAAATAAGAATCTTGAGGCCAAAATGCCCTGAAGCGAATTGCAATTGGCTCATGCTGGCGAATAATTCCAAAACAATGTTCAAAATATTGCTCAGGAGACTGACTGTGGGCAACCCCTTTTAACAAGCGAGGTTTATCATCAACAATGCAAATTTCACTCATTCGCTCCAAAGCACATGTAATAGCATTATTGTTGTCACATAAGTCTCCTATAACATACCAACGTTGTTCAAATAAACGGACAAAGGCAGGAAAGAATTCAATCTTTCGGGCATCTTTATAGTGTGATTTGTATGTGAATGAAAGCATTTGTCCCCGATCAATCGCATCCATTACTATCTGCAAATGAGAAGCTCCGGGTGGCGCCTGCTCAATCATGACATCCTCTCTATTCTGTACTCTTTCAGCCAGATTAGCAATTCTAAAAGCACTCAACAACCATTCTTGGAGATCATTATTTTTAAACCCTTCCGGGCGAACAATTTTGTAAAGATTCCCATCACTTTTATCACATTTAATATCTACATACATCAGAGACTCCGCCTCCCTACGATATCTGTTGAATGTTCTTTCAAATAATGGATCTCCATCTTCATTGGCCGAAGCGTACAGCCATTTCTTCTGAATGTCAGAAAAGGTAAGAGGCGAAGTACTTAGCGTATCGATCAGCCACATGCAGAACTTATATTTAAATATCATACCAGACTAGCCAATTCGTTTCACATCCAAATACCCAACACTCAGTGCATTCATAGCCTTAAGGTCAACGCCATAAACACCTTTAAAAATAGCATTCAACTGAACTGCTGCCGGTCCACTCATTAAATTGGGCGCCATCGTTACCATCTCCACGCTCATCCCCTTATCAATAACCATCCCGTTTGCATTCTTATGCATTTTAACCGTAATCCTGTATTTAGCCATAAAAATTATATTATTCCATTACTAGTTTAACAATAAGTGCCCCCAACAATCCAACAAGTAGTACAGCTATAATTCCTGTTACAATCGTTATCCATTTCAATGTTTTAAATATTCCACGAACCATGTCATTCGTCTGTCCTAACTCTTTTTCTAGTAAATTGAAGCCAGTTGAAGTCATAACAAAAAAATCGTCAACCCATCCGACAACTGGTATGTCCGGAATAACATCAATAGGGCTAAGCATATAAACAAATCCTAAAGCAGCCATTATCCATGCACCAAGTGTGCTTTTTCTTTCTTGAATTTCATTTTCCATTTTTACCCGTATTTTATTATTTTATAAACTCGGGAGCAAAATAAGCATAATATCCCGCCAAATTCGGGCGGGATATTATGCTTATTCACATTTACTGATTAAAACCAGTTAAATAAATAATGCAATAAATATCCCAAACATAATATTATGCACATTCCGATGGTTACATAGACATCTGTAGCATCTTGTTCGTCGATTCTCGCATAAATGAAATACATAAAGCACAAGCCTAGCACAACTAATGCTACATAAGAGATAATACTCCCAAAAGCTAAAAATGTTAATAAGCCTGTCACTCCAACAGAAATAAACATGGGCCAAAATAATTTTGCCCAATCTTTGTCTGATTTTGCCATAATTTTAAAAATTTAATTCAAGAACATCATTTTCATTATCTAGAATCTTTGTGAACTCAGCCAAGCTGCTCAACGGATTTTGTTCAACTATAGAACTTATACCTTTTAGAGATGCTATAATTAACTCTTTATCATTTGAAGCTAAAGCATTATCCAGCGTTTTATAATGTGCGGACAAGGCTACTTGTCTTTCAGAGAATACTGCTGTCAAAATATCTCTGAACATTTCATATCTCTTAGTTATCACAAGTATCTGTTTCTCATTTTGCATTTCCAAAAATTGGATCTGCTTATCTAACCTCTGGTTTTCGGCCCAGATATCAGTTAGTTTATTTAAGTATTCTGGATTCGCTGATATCGTATCGATAAACACATCAGCTAATCTATCCTTCGTTGTGCTTTTTATAATTTCATTTTTAGCCATATTATATTTTTGATTGATTGATTTTACTATATTCTGTGCATACAAGAATTAAATGCTGAAGATCTTCCCTAAATTCATTAGTTTTAAAGAGTTCTCTATTTTTAGGAATACCTGTTAAAAATTTCCAAAAGGTAGGTTTACCAAATACTTGCTCCCTTAATGGAACATAGGCTTGAATAAAAGCTATATTGGCTTTCTCTAATGCTTCAAGAATTTCTTTTTGTCGTAAAATATATTTTTGATACTCTTGAATTCCAATTACAGCTTCATCTATGTATAAAAGCGCATTAGATGTTTGAGTTTGAACTTCACTCCTAGCCTCTTTGGTTCTAATATTTAAATCAATAATAGCAGATAAGCCATTAACAAAAACATTTAGACCAGTCAAAACGGCAGCATCAACAAAATCTTTTTTGGATAAACTTTCATTTTCTAACTTAGTATTTAAGTTATCAAAAATAACAGTTAAATCCGACCCTAAGCTATCTAAAAAAACTTCGGAATTAAAACTGACATCCAAATTTGCAATCCCATTAATATTCATTTGATATTTTGGCATGTCACATTTAAAATAGTAATCAACCAACAAGCTCTGCTGCTTTGTTGATAATTTATTTTTCACTATTCCTATAAGCTCTTTTGCAAGATACAAATTTCTATATACAGCAATTCGAGAAGAGATTAACCTATCAGAAAGTTCCTCATTACAAAATTGACATGAATCATAAAGATCTCCTAATTCATCGCAACAAGCAGATAAACATCGAAGTCTATTCATTTCCATTTCCAGCTTATTTGAATTCCCAAATGTTATGACACTTTTAGCACCACGCGTTAAACTTCCCCAGAAAGTCTTATCTTTATTTGGATCTTCTATAAAATAATCCTCCTTTACATATATATTAATATTTTCAAGATCTTTATTAACCTGTCCTATTTCCTTATTTACAATTTCATTAGCGCTATCATATGAATCAGATTTCCCAATCAACATACGATCTTCACTTTTGTTTTTTCTAAAACAGTTTGCATTATAACGAAATACATGATAAGGAATTAGGAGAAAATCTAAAACAAGCATTAGTACAAGTATCAAAAAAATAATTCTAGTGAAAAGGTTATATTCCGGAATATAAAATAATAGTTTTGGATATGTCCAATATATCATTATTGTTGAGAAATTAAATATAAATAAGACCAAGAATAAGATATAATTCACGAATCCATCCCAACGACAAATCACGGTTTTATGAATACCAAAAAAACCAACTGTAAATAACAATAAATAACCCTTCCAAATTGGAAATGGACGTTTTCTTTCTTCGGAACTCATAAGATATGAAACCAAAAGAGCCATAAATCCCATTAAAAAAACATATACTACGACTGCATACTTCCAAAAATTGCCTCCTCTATCATAATTTTCTATTCGCTTTTTTATGTTTGAAAAAGAAGCGTCGTCTACGAAAGTTTTTTTCTCGTTAAGCACATTCAATGCTTCAATTGCATTTTTACTTAAAGGTTCTACCTTTTGTTCTTGTTTTTTTGAACAAGAACAAAGAATTATAAGAAATAATAATATAAAATATTTACTTTTCATATATTAGAATTTTATTGTTAGAAATTGCCTCCATCATGCCTACATACATCACTTCATTGCTTTTATGAGCTGCGGGGTGATAGCTATTTATTAAAAGTAGATTGTGTAATTGGGAATAAAATATCCAATCATTTACCTCATTGAAAGTAACATCTTTATAAACTAAATCCCGGGCGGCTCTGAAAACTACATCTCCACCGCAAACAATAATATTTCCATTGAG
Protein-coding sequences here:
- a CDS encoding IS256 family transposase; the encoded protein is MDRNSQEYQLMRDKALAQLRSGESLTGKDGAFGPLLKEFLEAALDGEMSSHLDESERQIGNKRNGRGSKRVKTMAGEIEIVTPQDRHSSFNPEILKKRETILADNMSSKIISLYGMGMSLRDISTHIEEMYDVEISHNTLSEIIDRIVPKVKEWQSRPLENMYTILWLDAMHYKVKDGGRTESRAVYNVLAINKDGRKELIGMYVSESEGANFWLSVLTDLKARGMKDVLIACIDNLTGFAEAISTIFPHVIIQSCIVHQIRNSLKYVASKDQKEFMSDLKTIYQAPTLDLAELNFDKLQDKWGKKYPVVMDSWKRNWDKLTSYFAYDEQIRKLIYTTNAVEGFHRQVRKVTKTKGVFPNDMALMKLIYLAVINISKKWTQPLHNWALTAGQLRIKFGDRMPLDI
- a CDS encoding GTPase domain-containing protein, translating into MSNEQILNRLHLLLNNSFLKNESQLQNISSYNSCNFQTKLIKAFDLKLSESEIPVEKFKTISDIITFIILVQNRVSNTTNKDKQNNNLKVDNGLFSDSLIQTEKQLNEKILKWLQLLFGNSFINKNSQLRNISSYNSCNFQTKLIKAFDLKLSESEIPIEKFKTINDIITFITLVHNGEFNTTNNDNDANKVNSTRVNRSCPEENTQVNEQLNIIVTGKSGVGKSSFLNYLIGEDLFMTGVGEPVTQQYFENKEYISPNNGVKYNLIDTKGIEPTTTEEHREKLLENINANDSSDNVFQWIHVVYYCFSASNKRIEPFEINFIKELKKTVSVVILLTKKDLVSETDLNAIKTQVKNELGTSIQVIPVCSVEKITRRGSSIPSGKDDVLKASFLGLWSKLSRVLPSRIWDFFIEKEVILELDSYSEESSDEYYEDETNGTLSFAKLADLPSLSDLQLIVLNERDLCKLKIILNGIADLVTYFKNNIQYRSNEYWDSCQKLQNQIFEFYNKVNKEKPQKLYSHKSEDSIQKIILDFEESIDMVYKHINYVTDEIDKISDSTIDWIFSSDNRNETRDAYRELTYCLSDFCREIINNLSDFEKVYEAELYQFGQCCIRNDDYEL
- the rsgA gene encoding GTPase RsgA; this translates as MNNFVIPTEEISKNFENSYNTLKESIKAPNVLLLGQTGVGKSSLINTIFGNDLAAVSHTKPETRGFHEYKSPKVPVTIIDSEGYELVQSNRFIELLNQYLNENFADISKQVHIAWYCISLSSARVLPYDLDNIEYILKERKIPVCVVFTQCDFDDNDGREAKRLTDVVSKRFGNSVCCFQTSNDEKINEFLDIEKLVDWSMNNLSDDNLRIGFLIAQKADLQKKEELIQEKIKTYMAGAAAIGFTPIPVSDAILLTGLQVKMASDIFTIYGINNSMSLMLRNIIAGRVVSMLGKSVAGNLLKFIPGIGSVAGGLINAGVASAITFSMGNALNVLCKKAVEQAWSNDVKSFDAIFTEENLNQLIESYKK
- a CDS encoding WYL domain-containing protein, encoding MWLIDTLSTSPLTFSDIQKKWLYASANEDGDPLFERTFNRYRREAESLMYVDIKCDKSDGNLYKIVRPEGFKNNDLQEWLLSAFRIANLAERVQNREDVMIEQAPPGASHLQIVMDAIDRGQMLSFTYKSHYKDARKIEFFPAFVRLFEQRWYVIGDLCDNNNAITCALERMSEICIVDDKPRLLKGVAHSQSPEQYFEHCFGIIRQHEPIAIRFRAFWPQDSYLRDVPLHASQVEILHTDKYTDFEIFVRPTYDLKQKFLWCRDKLAVLSPESFRKDMINIIKATLMNYETGDNHSIDE
- a CDS encoding DUF6140 family protein yields the protein MAKYRITVKMHKNANGMVIDKGMSVEMVTMAPNLMSGPAAVQLNAIFKGVYGVDLKAMNALSVGYLDVKRIG
- a CDS encoding YkvA family protein; translation: MENEIQERKSTLGAWIMAALGFVYMLSPIDVIPDIPVVGWVDDFFVMTSTGFNLLEKELGQTNDMVRGIFKTLKWITIVTGIIAVLLVGLLGALIVKLVME